AAGTATAAAAATTTACTCCTAATTTTATTTGTGTGCATTGTTGTGCATTTTTCTTTTATACCCTTTACGCTGTTTGCTATGATATTTATACATGATTTATCGTTTGAGTTTAGAACACCCTTAACGATGGTAATGATAAATGTGTTTGTGGGTGTATTTATTTTATCGGTATTAAGTATTTTTTTGAAAAAAGTTGAATTTTTCATAGCTATTTTTTGGGTTTTATGTGTGATGGCTTTGAGTTATTATGGAGAAATTTTTACAAAAATAGCTAATTTTATGGATAATACTTGGTATTTTTTGATTTTTTTATTTGCGTCTTTGGGTTGTGTGAGTGCGATTTTAAATTTCATTTTTAAAAATAAAAATATCCTAAGAAATTATTTTTGCTTAGTAGTTTTCTTTTGTGTTTTTGTTTTATTTATAAATATCTTATCACACATAGAAATTGCAAATTATAAACAATTTATTTTAGATTCTTTTAGTTGGTATTTTTTATTTTTATTTACTTTTGTTTTATTTGCAGTGTATGGAATTTACTCATTATTTAAAAAATATGATAAAAAAGTGCAAGTTTGCTTCATTATTTGTGTTTTTTGCTTTTTTCCTTATATTTTTCCATTATTACCTATGATGGCGATGATGGATTAGACAAAAAATTTATTGATTTTAAATTTATATTAAAGTAAAATAAAACTAAAAAAAGGTTTTTTTAATGAAATTGGTTTTATTTTTAAATATGGGTGGAGCTACGAATTTACAAGATTGTGAAACTTTTTTGAAAAATATGTTTAATGACCCTTATATTTTAGGTATTAAAAATAAATTTTTAAGAAAATTTGTGGCATTCATGATAACAAAATCTCGCGTAAAAGCCATGAGAGAAAATTATAAACAAATGGGTGGAAAATCTCCTCTAAATGAGCTTACGCAAAGTTTATGCCAAAAACTTGAAGCAAAAGCAAAGGACTTTAAATTTGATTTTGTCAATCTTTATGTACCACCCTTTGCCAATGAAGTTTTGCAAAAATATAACTTAAATGAAAACGATGAGATTATTCTTTTTCCACTTTATCCACATCACTCAAGCACTACGGTTACTTCATCACTTGAGGTTTTACAAAATGAAATATCAAAGCAAAATATTAAAGCAAAGGTGAAAATTGTAGATATTTTTTATAAAAATGAGCTTTATAATGAGATGATTGTTTCTCAAATACTAGCCAAAAAAAGCAAGTTTGATGCTAAAACTTTGATATTTTCTGCACATTCTTTGCCACAAAGTATTATCGATAAGGGCGATTTATATGA
This genomic interval from Campylobacter sp. CCS1377 contains the following:
- the hemH gene encoding ferrochelatase, which translates into the protein MKLVLFLNMGGATNLQDCETFLKNMFNDPYILGIKNKFLRKFVAFMITKSRVKAMRENYKQMGGKSPLNELTQSLCQKLEAKAKDFKFDFVNLYVPPFANEVLQKYNLNENDEIILFPLYPHHSSTTVTSSLEVLQNEISKQNIKAKVKIVDIFYKNELYNEMIVSQILAKKSKFDAKTLIFSAHSLPQSIIDKGDLYEKHINHHVELLKERLKGHFDKIILAYQSKLGPIKWLEPNTSDILANLNDKALIYPISFCIDCSETIFELGMEYKHLAKCDYDLITCPNDSDEFTQFILNYLLNF